Proteins co-encoded in one Medicago truncatula cultivar Jemalong A17 chromosome 8, MtrunA17r5.0-ANR, whole genome shotgun sequence genomic window:
- the LOC25501637 gene encoding U-box domain-containing protein 5 isoform X1 has product MGTDSCKVVETLPDPRSFKVHRRLCTELKKLVDRVLRIFPQIEEARPRSSSGIPALVLLTSTVDKAKQLLQNCSDSSVLYLAITGESILSKCQKSRKSLEKSLVQIQDIVPVMLAAEISRIVDDLRRVTFVLDSAEEEAGRVMRELLQQGPSTADNDSKENSDVKSLQFAAARLNITSATSIVIERRSIKKLLQKLGQNEETKKVILKNLLYLLIKYGNLLNTGEQEEVYSHREEPSANENSSHDSLRTDSVNSEPYSNHDQYGIRASELIRVTPPEEYACPISLRLMYDPVVIASGETYERMWIQKWFDEGNVICPKTKKKLLHLAMTPNVALKELISKWCKTNDVSIPNPSRQAEDIRSWEASVTSIRSFGSSMNGLNVPMDLSNVSFGSVDNSYNSDSSLVKASRGLNSMLIKTRNSSRGHQSRSQIHGSYLASLSELHERQWDSQCQVVKDMKIDFKCNSEAFNSVSPDNFIDPVTRFLSTAYDKHDTKALRSGCQLLLEFTKYCRNGVTNLSEDTCSVLASLLETEAIGEALAILEELSNHWSDKANIAASNALTSILKILDSGNQEYQRKAIRIMCNFSSNSEFCSYIVSLGCIPKLLPFFEDKSLSRDCICILKNLCDTKDGRVSVVETKGCMSCVVEILGSSTDEEKEFALAIVLSLCSQRVEYCELVMEEGIIPYLVNISNMGNDGTKVYALELLRLLRDVESEGCFEQNLDKSRDSNYQYEEKKSSKKSTFLNKLSRFGKSSSISSKNKR; this is encoded by the exons ATGGGAACTGATAGTTGTAAAGTGGTAGAGACATTACCAGATCCCCGCTCTTTTAAG GTACATCGTAGACTCTGCACAGAACTCAAGAAATTAGTTGATAGGGTGTTAAGGATCTTTCCACAGATAGAGGAAGCGCGCCCTCGGTCCTCATCAGGAATACCGGCTCTGGTTTTGCTTACCAGTACAGTTGATAAAGCCAAACAACTTCTGCAAAATTGCTCTGATTCTAGTGTACTTTATCTG GCAATAACAGGGGAGTCAATTCTCTCAAAATGCCAAAAGTCAAGAAAGTCATTAGAGAAAAGCTTAGTCCAGATTCAAGATATAGTTCCTGTTATGTTGGCTGCAGAG ATTTCTCGAATAGTTGATGATCTTAGGCGTGTCACCTTTGTCCTGgattctgctgaagaagaggcTGGGAGGGTTATGAGAGAATTGCTCCAACAAGGTCCTTCAACCGCAGATAACGATTCAAAGGAAAACTCAGACGTAAAATCTCTTCAGTTTGCAGCGGCAAGACTTAATATCACATCCGCAACAAGCATCGTAATAGAGAGAAGATCTATTAAGAAGTTACTACAAAAACTTGGACAAAATGAGGAAACCAAAAAGGTGATCTTGAAAAATCTGTTGTATCTTCTAATAAAGTATGGAAACTTATTAAACACGGGAGAACAAGAGGAGGTTTATTCTCATCGTGAAGAACCATCGGCGAATGAGAACTCCAGTCATGATTCTTTACGCACCGATAGTGTGAATTCTGAGCCGTATTCAAACCACGATCAGTATGGAATTCGTGCCAGCGAGTTGATTAGAGTCACACCTCCGGAGGAATATGCGTGCCCGATATCTTTAAGGTTGATGTATGATCCTGTTGTCATTGCTTCAGGAGAAACATACGAGCGGATGTGGATACAAAAATGGTTTGATGAGGGTAATGTTATATGCCCGAAAACTAAAAAGAAACTGCTGCATTTGGCGATGACTCCTAACGTTGCTTTAAAGGAATTAATATCAAAATGGTGCAAAACTAATGACGTCTCCATTCCTAATCCAAGTAGGCAAGCGGAAGACATTCGCTCATGGGAAGCTTCAGTCACTTCCATTAGGAGTTTCGGAAGTTCCATGAATGGTTTGAATGTGCCAATGGATCTTAGTAACGTATCATTTGGATCAGTAGATAACAGTTATAATTCAGATTCCTCACTTGTGAAGGCTAGTCGTGGCTTAAATTCGATGTTGATCAAAACTAGAAACAGTTCTCGCGGGCATCAATCTCGTTCGCAGATACATGGCTCATATCTGGCGTCCTTGTCTGAACTTCATGAGCGTCAATGGGATTCACAGTGCCAAGTAGTCAAAGATATGAAAATAGATTTCAAATGCAATTCCGAAGCTTTTAACTCTGTGTCACCGGATAATTTCATTGACCCAGTTACGAGATTTCTGAGCACTGCATATGATAAGCATGACACAAAAGCTCTGCGAAGTGGATGTCAATTACTGTTGGAATTTACAAAGTACTGCAG AAATGGTGTGACAAACTTAAGTGAAGATACATGCAGTGTGTTGGCAAGTCTGCTAGAGACTGAAGCGATTGGAGAAGCTCTTGCTATACTGGAAGAATTGTCGAACCATTGGTCCGATAAAGCGAACATTGCAGCTTCCAATGCACTGACTTCTATTTTAAAGATCCTTGATTCTGGTAACCAAGAGTACCAACGGAAAGCTATTAGAATAATGTGCAATTTTTCATCCAATTCTGAATTTTGTTCGTATATCGTGTCTCTCGGGTGCATCCCAAAATTACTACCATTTTTCGAAGATAAGTCCCTTTCAAGAGACTGTATATGCATATTGAAAAACCTTTGTGATACTAAAGATGGTAGGGTATCTGTTGTTGAAACTAAGGGATGCATGTCTTGTGTTGTTGAAATACTTGGGTCCAGCACAGACGAAGAAAAGGAATTTGCACTGGCGATTGTACTCTCTTTGTGCTCTCAACGCGTGGAATATTGTGAGTTGGTTATGGAGGAGGGTATTATACCGTATCTTGTCAATATCTCCAATATGGGAAACGATGGCACAAAGGTGTATGCGTTGGAACTGCTCCGACTTTTAAGGGATGTCGAGAGCGAAGGTTGCTTTGAGCAGAATCTCGACAAATCTAGAGATTCCAACTATCAATATGAAGAAAAGAAATCGTCAAAGAAATCCACATTTTTGAACAAGCTATCACGGTTCGGAAAATCAAGttcaatttcatcaaaaaacaaGAGATAA
- the LOC25501637 gene encoding U-box domain-containing protein 5 isoform X2: MGTDSCKVVETLPDPRSFKVHRRLCTELKKLVDRVLRIFPQIEEARPRSSSGIPALVLLTSTVDKAKQLLQNCSDSSVLYLAITGESILSKCQKSRKSLEKSLVQIQDIVPVMLAAEISRIVDDLRRVTFVLDSAEEEAGRVMRELLQQGPSTADNDSKENSDVKSLQFAAARLNITSATSIVIERRSIKKLLQKLGQNEETKKVILKNLLYLLIKYGNLLNTGEQEEVYSHREEPSANENSSHDSNHDQYGIRASELIRVTPPEEYACPISLRLMYDPVVIASGETYERMWIQKWFDEGNVICPKTKKKLLHLAMTPNVALKELISKWCKTNDVSIPNPSRQAEDIRSWEASVTSIRSFGSSMNGLNVPMDLSNVSFGSVDNSYNSDSSLVKASRGLNSMLIKTRNSSRGHQSRSQIHGSYLASLSELHERQWDSQCQVVKDMKIDFKCNSEAFNSVSPDNFIDPVTRFLSTAYDKHDTKALRSGCQLLLEFTKYCRNGVTNLSEDTCSVLASLLETEAIGEALAILEELSNHWSDKANIAASNALTSILKILDSGNQEYQRKAIRIMCNFSSNSEFCSYIVSLGCIPKLLPFFEDKSLSRDCICILKNLCDTKDGRVSVVETKGCMSCVVEILGSSTDEEKEFALAIVLSLCSQRVEYCELVMEEGIIPYLVNISNMGNDGTKVYALELLRLLRDVESEGCFEQNLDKSRDSNYQYEEKKSSKKSTFLNKLSRFGKSSSISSKNKR, from the exons ATGGGAACTGATAGTTGTAAAGTGGTAGAGACATTACCAGATCCCCGCTCTTTTAAG GTACATCGTAGACTCTGCACAGAACTCAAGAAATTAGTTGATAGGGTGTTAAGGATCTTTCCACAGATAGAGGAAGCGCGCCCTCGGTCCTCATCAGGAATACCGGCTCTGGTTTTGCTTACCAGTACAGTTGATAAAGCCAAACAACTTCTGCAAAATTGCTCTGATTCTAGTGTACTTTATCTG GCAATAACAGGGGAGTCAATTCTCTCAAAATGCCAAAAGTCAAGAAAGTCATTAGAGAAAAGCTTAGTCCAGATTCAAGATATAGTTCCTGTTATGTTGGCTGCAGAG ATTTCTCGAATAGTTGATGATCTTAGGCGTGTCACCTTTGTCCTGgattctgctgaagaagaggcTGGGAGGGTTATGAGAGAATTGCTCCAACAAGGTCCTTCAACCGCAGATAACGATTCAAAGGAAAACTCAGACGTAAAATCTCTTCAGTTTGCAGCGGCAAGACTTAATATCACATCCGCAACAAGCATCGTAATAGAGAGAAGATCTATTAAGAAGTTACTACAAAAACTTGGACAAAATGAGGAAACCAAAAAGGTGATCTTGAAAAATCTGTTGTATCTTCTAATAAAGTATGGAAACTTATTAAACACGGGAGAACAAGAGGAGGTTTATTCTCATCGTGAAGAACCATCGGCGAATGAGAACTCCAGTCATG ATTCAAACCACGATCAGTATGGAATTCGTGCCAGCGAGTTGATTAGAGTCACACCTCCGGAGGAATATGCGTGCCCGATATCTTTAAGGTTGATGTATGATCCTGTTGTCATTGCTTCAGGAGAAACATACGAGCGGATGTGGATACAAAAATGGTTTGATGAGGGTAATGTTATATGCCCGAAAACTAAAAAGAAACTGCTGCATTTGGCGATGACTCCTAACGTTGCTTTAAAGGAATTAATATCAAAATGGTGCAAAACTAATGACGTCTCCATTCCTAATCCAAGTAGGCAAGCGGAAGACATTCGCTCATGGGAAGCTTCAGTCACTTCCATTAGGAGTTTCGGAAGTTCCATGAATGGTTTGAATGTGCCAATGGATCTTAGTAACGTATCATTTGGATCAGTAGATAACAGTTATAATTCAGATTCCTCACTTGTGAAGGCTAGTCGTGGCTTAAATTCGATGTTGATCAAAACTAGAAACAGTTCTCGCGGGCATCAATCTCGTTCGCAGATACATGGCTCATATCTGGCGTCCTTGTCTGAACTTCATGAGCGTCAATGGGATTCACAGTGCCAAGTAGTCAAAGATATGAAAATAGATTTCAAATGCAATTCCGAAGCTTTTAACTCTGTGTCACCGGATAATTTCATTGACCCAGTTACGAGATTTCTGAGCACTGCATATGATAAGCATGACACAAAAGCTCTGCGAAGTGGATGTCAATTACTGTTGGAATTTACAAAGTACTGCAG AAATGGTGTGACAAACTTAAGTGAAGATACATGCAGTGTGTTGGCAAGTCTGCTAGAGACTGAAGCGATTGGAGAAGCTCTTGCTATACTGGAAGAATTGTCGAACCATTGGTCCGATAAAGCGAACATTGCAGCTTCCAATGCACTGACTTCTATTTTAAAGATCCTTGATTCTGGTAACCAAGAGTACCAACGGAAAGCTATTAGAATAATGTGCAATTTTTCATCCAATTCTGAATTTTGTTCGTATATCGTGTCTCTCGGGTGCATCCCAAAATTACTACCATTTTTCGAAGATAAGTCCCTTTCAAGAGACTGTATATGCATATTGAAAAACCTTTGTGATACTAAAGATGGTAGGGTATCTGTTGTTGAAACTAAGGGATGCATGTCTTGTGTTGTTGAAATACTTGGGTCCAGCACAGACGAAGAAAAGGAATTTGCACTGGCGATTGTACTCTCTTTGTGCTCTCAACGCGTGGAATATTGTGAGTTGGTTATGGAGGAGGGTATTATACCGTATCTTGTCAATATCTCCAATATGGGAAACGATGGCACAAAGGTGTATGCGTTGGAACTGCTCCGACTTTTAAGGGATGTCGAGAGCGAAGGTTGCTTTGAGCAGAATCTCGACAAATCTAGAGATTCCAACTATCAATATGAAGAAAAGAAATCGTCAAAGAAATCCACATTTTTGAACAAGCTATCACGGTTCGGAAAATCAAGttcaatttcatcaaaaaacaaGAGATAA